A genomic stretch from Microtus pennsylvanicus isolate mMicPen1 chromosome 9, mMicPen1.hap1, whole genome shotgun sequence includes:
- the Prkra gene encoding interferon-inducible double-stranded RNA-dependent protein kinase activator A isoform X2: MPDPSKQPKNQLNPIGSLQELAIHHGWRLPEYTLSQEGGPAHKREYTTICRLESFMETGKGASKKQAKRNAAEKFLAKFSNISPENHISLTNMVGHSLGCTWHSLRNSPGEKINLLKRSLLSLPNTDYIQLLSEIAKEQGFTITYLDIEELSANGQYQCLAELSTSPITVCHGSGISCSNAQSDAAHNALQYLKIIAERK; this comes from the exons GAACTGGCTATTCACCATGGCTGGCGACTTCCTGAATATACCCTTTCCCAGGAAGGAGGCCCTGCTCATAAGAGAGAATACACCACTATTTGCCGGCTAGAGTCATTCATGGAAACAG GAAAGGGAGCATCCAAAAAACAAGCCAAGAGAAATGCTGCTGAGAAATTTCTTGCCAAATTTAGTAATATTTCTCCAGAGAACCACATTTCTCTA ACAAATATGGTCGGACATTCCCTAGGATGTACTTGGCATTCATTGAGGAATTCCCCTGGTGAAAAGATCAACTTACTAAAAAGAAGCCTCCTCAGTCTCCCGAACACAGACTACATCCAGCTTCTGAGTGAGATTGCCAAGGAGCAAGGCTTTACCATAACGTATCTGGACATAG AGGAACTGAGTGCCAACGGACAGTATCAGTGTCTCGCAGAACTGTCCACCAGTCCCATCACCGTGTGTCACGGCTCAGGCATCTCCTGCAGCAATGCACAGAGCGACGCCGCGCACAATGCTCTGCAGTATTTAAAGATAATAGCAGAAAGGAAGTAG